Proteins from a single region of Allofrancisella inopinata:
- the accC gene encoding acetyl-CoA carboxylase biotin carboxylase subunit yields the protein MIKKVLIANRGEIALRILRACRELGIKTVAVYSTADANLMHVKLADEAVCIGPAAPNLSYLNIQSIITAAEITNADAIHPGYGFLSENAKFAKAVEESGFIFIGPRPESIEIMGDKVEAIKYMKKAGVPCVPGSGGPLGSDDKKNLEIAEKIGYPVIIKAAGGGGGRGMSIVRKKEDLISAISLTKSEARIAFNNDMVYMEKFLENPRHIEIQVFGDGQGNAIHLFERDCSTQRRHQKVIEEAPAIGLTDKQRKQIGEQCVKACKILKYRGAGTFEFLYENEEFYFIEMNTRIQVEHPVTESITSTDLIKEQIKVANGQGLSWKQEDITIVGHAIECRINAEDPERMIPSPGTINVYHPPGGPRVRVDSHIYSGYAVPPNYDSMIAKVIVRAHNRETALQKMRAALDEMVINGIKTNIPLHQEILSNEAFVKGGTNIHFLEKMLENKKNSK from the coding sequence ATGATTAAAAAAGTACTAATCGCCAATAGAGGTGAGATAGCGCTTAGGATTCTAAGAGCTTGTAGAGAATTAGGAATTAAAACTGTAGCTGTTTACTCCACTGCTGATGCTAACCTTATGCATGTTAAGCTAGCTGATGAGGCCGTATGTATTGGACCAGCAGCGCCTAATCTTAGCTACTTAAATATTCAAAGTATAATCACAGCCGCTGAAATTACCAATGCAGATGCTATACATCCTGGCTATGGGTTTTTATCAGAGAACGCTAAATTTGCTAAAGCTGTTGAAGAAAGCGGTTTCATTTTTATAGGCCCTCGCCCAGAAAGTATAGAAATTATGGGTGATAAGGTTGAAGCTATCAAATACATGAAAAAAGCAGGAGTGCCTTGTGTACCTGGTTCAGGAGGTCCTCTAGGTAGTGATGATAAGAAAAATCTAGAAATTGCTGAAAAAATTGGCTATCCAGTGATTATTAAGGCTGCTGGTGGTGGTGGCGGTCGTGGCATGAGTATTGTTAGAAAAAAAGAAGATTTAATAAGTGCTATTTCTTTAACTAAGAGTGAAGCAAGAATCGCCTTTAATAATGATATGGTTTATATGGAAAAATTCTTAGAAAACCCTCGCCATATCGAGATACAAGTTTTCGGAGATGGCCAAGGTAACGCTATACACTTATTTGAAAGAGACTGTTCAACACAAAGAAGACACCAGAAAGTTATTGAAGAAGCTCCTGCAATTGGACTTACTGACAAACAAAGAAAACAAATTGGTGAGCAATGTGTAAAAGCTTGTAAAATACTTAAATATCGTGGCGCTGGAACATTTGAGTTCTTATATGAAAACGAAGAATTCTATTTCATCGAAATGAATACTAGAATCCAAGTTGAACATCCAGTTACAGAATCTATTACATCTACGGACCTTATCAAAGAGCAAATAAAAGTTGCTAATGGTCAAGGCTTAAGCTGGAAACAAGAAGATATCACTATTGTTGGACATGCTATAGAGTGTAGAATTAATGCTGAAGACCCTGAAAGAATGATCCCTTCACCAGGAACAATCAATGTTTACCACCCACCAGGTGGTCCAAGGGTACGCGTAGATTCTCATATTTACTCAGGATATGCTGTACCACCAAACTATGACTCTATGATAGCAAAAGTTATTGTACGTGCGCATAATAGAGAAACAGCTCTACAAAAAATGCGTGCAGCTCTTGACGAAATGGTTATTAATGGTATTAAAACCAATATACCTTTACATCAAGAGATACTAAGCAATGAAGCTTTTGTTAAAGGTGGAACAAATATTCATTTCTTAGAAAAAATGTTGGAAAACAAGAAAAATTCTAAATAG
- a CDS encoding symmetrical bis(5'-nucleosyl)-tetraphosphatase, with protein MATYVIGDVQGCYDELQLLLEKIKFNKNTDKLIFAGDIINKGPKSLETINFVMSLKERAQLILGNHEILFLAISYNFLSSNNKHTFDEILNASNLKEIQEWLCNQKFLIKLDNYYITHAGIPHIWSPKKALKRANEVEFVLKNETTRKLLLANLFNEEIAKWNKELEGIERWLCILNYFTRMRAIKKNGELDLKFSSTIEDIPNGFEPWFKFKHKKFSTDKILIFGHWAALKGVTGNKNIIALDTGCVFGGKLTCYCTKNKKIISVNAIKSYRNI; from the coding sequence ATGGCTACTTATGTAATCGGAGACGTACAAGGCTGCTATGACGAGCTACAATTGCTATTAGAAAAAATAAAATTTAATAAAAATACCGATAAGCTTATTTTTGCTGGTGACATTATAAATAAAGGTCCAAAATCACTTGAAACAATAAATTTTGTTATGTCACTTAAAGAGAGAGCTCAGCTTATCCTAGGAAATCATGAAATACTATTTTTAGCTATCAGCTATAATTTTTTATCCTCAAATAACAAGCATACTTTTGATGAAATTTTAAACGCTTCTAATCTTAAAGAAATCCAAGAATGGCTTTGTAATCAAAAATTTCTAATAAAGCTTGATAATTACTATATAACACATGCGGGTATTCCACATATATGGTCACCTAAAAAAGCCCTAAAGAGAGCTAATGAAGTTGAATTTGTCTTAAAAAATGAAACTACAAGAAAATTACTACTAGCTAATCTCTTTAACGAAGAAATTGCAAAGTGGAATAAAGAACTAGAAGGAATAGAAAGATGGCTGTGTATACTTAACTACTTTACTAGGATGAGAGCTATAAAGAAAAATGGCGAACTAGATTTAAAATTTAGTTCAACTATTGAAGATATTCCAAACGGGTTTGAGCCATGGTTTAAGTTTAAACATAAAAAATTTAGCACAGACAAAATTTTAATTTTTGGTCACTGGGCTGCACTTAAAGGTGTAACTGGTAACAAAAATATAATAGCACTAGATACAGGATGTGTATTTGGTGGTAAACTAACTTGCTACTGTACCAAAAATAAAAAAATCATTAGCGTTAATGCAATTAAAAGTTATAGGAATATTTAA
- a CDS encoding APC family permease, translating into MEQVVSSKKFGLIRLVMINIIAVDSLRNISITAQAGWIVVSFYILAGILFLVPCALLTAEMSTGSAQETGGIYIWVKKAFGKRLGFLVIWLQWVYNLVWFPSICGFFAGVIAYVMAPVLGQNAADLVSNPWYMISMSLVMFWSATAINLFGIKTSSTVSTLGAIIGTLLPMLIIIAMAFLWALSNTQSIVLPHASDFIPSGNNISSWALFITVMFSLFGLEMSAIHAANVKNAKKNFPRALLISGSVILGSLILSNIAVILVSSQLQIGDVDIVTGLMVSFHYFFNQINMPWITYFIAITLIFGAFTTTSAWIMGLSRAFMIVSNDNILPQAFGRTNKNDAPDTMLIVQALIFTVFCFSYIFMPSVSEAYWYLSDLTAQLAVIAYIIMFIAAIKLKVSQPLQQGQYEIYKGLFGTVIMAILGCVGCFMAIVVGFIPIDNLNMSIMQFDTLLLVGIVVTLIVPFVITIKK; encoded by the coding sequence ATGGAACAGGTTGTTAGTAGTAAAAAGTTTGGTTTAATAAGGCTAGTGATGATAAACATTATAGCCGTAGATAGCCTTAGGAATATATCGATAACAGCCCAAGCTGGCTGGATTGTGGTAAGTTTTTATATATTAGCTGGAATACTTTTCTTAGTACCTTGTGCATTATTAACAGCAGAGATGTCAACAGGTTCGGCTCAAGAAACAGGTGGTATTTATATTTGGGTGAAAAAAGCCTTTGGGAAACGTTTAGGGTTTTTAGTTATATGGTTACAGTGGGTATATAACTTAGTTTGGTTTCCCTCGATTTGTGGTTTTTTTGCTGGAGTGATAGCCTATGTGATGGCACCAGTTTTAGGGCAAAATGCAGCAGATTTAGTATCAAACCCTTGGTATATGATTTCAATGAGTTTGGTAATGTTTTGGAGTGCAACAGCTATAAACCTATTTGGAATAAAAACCTCTAGTACGGTTAGTACATTAGGAGCTATTATTGGGACTTTATTGCCTATGCTTATTATTATAGCGATGGCTTTTTTGTGGGCGCTTTCTAATACACAAAGTATAGTTCTTCCTCACGCGTCAGATTTTATTCCATCAGGAAACAATATTAGTAGTTGGGCTTTGTTTATTACAGTTATGTTTAGCTTGTTTGGTCTAGAAATGAGTGCTATCCATGCTGCTAATGTAAAAAATGCTAAAAAGAATTTTCCTAGAGCTTTATTAATATCAGGTTCAGTAATTCTAGGTTCACTAATACTGTCTAATATAGCTGTAATATTAGTAAGTAGTCAGTTACAGATTGGTGACGTTGATATCGTTACAGGTTTGATGGTTTCTTTTCATTATTTTTTTAACCAAATAAATATGCCTTGGATAACATATTTTATTGCAATTACACTAATATTTGGTGCTTTTACTACAACCTCAGCATGGATTATGGGCTTATCAAGAGCTTTTATGATAGTAAGTAATGATAATATTTTACCCCAGGCATTTGGTAGAACTAATAAAAATGATGCTCCTGATACTATGCTAATAGTACAAGCTTTGATTTTTACTGTATTTTGTTTTTCTTATATATTTATGCCCTCTGTAAGTGAAGCCTATTGGTACCTTAGTGATTTAACAGCACAGTTAGCAGTTATAGCATACATAATTATGTTTATAGCAGCAATTAAGCTCAAAGTTAGTCAACCGTTGCAACAGGGACAGTACGAAATATATAAAGGATTATTTGGTACAGTTATAATGGCAATTTTAGGTTGTGTGGGTTGTTTTATGGCTATTGTAGTTGGCTTTATTCCAATAGATAATTTGAACATGAGTATAATGCAATTTGATACTTTGTTACTTGTTGGTATAGTTGTTACATTAATTGTTCCTTTTGTGATTACTATTAAAAAATAA
- the recJ gene encoding single-stranded-DNA-specific exonuclease RecJ gives MLVKQKQINKQVYDYLLSNKYDSFIAKLIATRVQNIDSLDLIINGTIKDLSSPFLFKDIHKAVDRLYLALQEGEVIGLETDHDCDGQTSQAILYEALTKIFNHPKEKTRSYIGHRMKEGYGLSESVMNRILTDSIRPSLIITADNGSTDEARISILKQNDIDTIVTDHHGIPPEGPPKSAVAVLNPTQDGCQYPDKSIAGCMVAWLFMAALRRKFIQNNKVISNKYSLSDLLDLVAIGTVADCVSMANSHNNRIVTKLGISQLKSGVRNCWEFFDRDKISSEYIGFSIAPILNSDGRLADALGSVNFLLEHDAERITNIFQNLKEQNNQRKEIQKQLSEEAMKQAQELNCTKNSLCIFLKNGHTGIHGISASKLKEKFGKPIIIFSQTQIDPNLISGSARSVDDIDIKKILDMIANTNPNLMLKYGGHKGAAGLTIRKQDFDSFYEVFEEYINKVVKECDLSLTPYVGYDFELDENNFCLETLDKIDSLEPFGREFEKPIFYNKFIVEKFRLVGKDQSHAQMILRYSNTQSFKAIWFNALDSEIVSQISIGDTIKACYQLQKEEFLGQVSLSLNIKAIQP, from the coding sequence ATGTTAGTCAAACAAAAACAAATTAATAAACAAGTTTACGACTATTTATTATCTAATAAATATGATTCATTTATAGCTAAACTCATTGCTACAAGAGTACAAAATATAGATAGTCTAGACTTAATAATAAATGGAACAATTAAAGATTTATCCTCACCATTTTTGTTCAAAGATATCCACAAAGCTGTAGACAGGCTTTACCTTGCCTTGCAAGAAGGAGAAGTTATTGGCTTAGAAACAGACCATGATTGTGATGGGCAAACATCTCAAGCGATACTTTATGAAGCTTTGACTAAAATTTTTAATCATCCTAAAGAAAAAACCAGATCATATATTGGTCATAGAATGAAAGAAGGCTATGGTTTGTCAGAATCCGTTATGAATAGAATTCTTACAGATAGTATTCGGCCAAGCTTGATTATAACAGCAGATAATGGCTCTACAGATGAAGCTAGAATTTCTATTCTTAAGCAAAATGATATAGATACTATAGTCACAGATCATCATGGTATACCACCAGAAGGGCCACCTAAAAGTGCTGTAGCAGTATTAAACCCTACTCAAGATGGTTGTCAGTATCCAGATAAATCTATAGCTGGATGTATGGTAGCATGGCTTTTTATGGCCGCATTACGCCGTAAATTTATTCAAAATAATAAAGTTATCTCTAATAAATATAGTTTAAGTGACTTACTGGATTTAGTAGCTATTGGTACAGTAGCAGATTGTGTGAGTATGGCTAATAGCCATAACAATCGTATAGTAACTAAATTAGGAATTAGTCAGCTTAAAAGTGGTGTTAGAAATTGCTGGGAGTTTTTTGATAGAGATAAAATTTCAAGTGAGTATATAGGCTTTAGTATTGCTCCTATATTAAATAGTGACGGTAGGCTAGCTGATGCACTAGGGTCAGTAAATTTTCTATTAGAACATGATGCAGAGAGAATAACAAATATTTTTCAGAATCTCAAAGAGCAAAATAATCAACGCAAGGAAATCCAAAAGCAGCTTTCAGAAGAGGCTATGAAGCAAGCACAAGAGCTTAATTGCACCAAAAATTCTTTGTGTATTTTTCTCAAAAATGGTCATACAGGTATACATGGTATATCCGCAAGTAAACTCAAAGAAAAGTTTGGTAAGCCTATCATTATATTTTCACAAACTCAGATAGATCCTAACCTAATATCAGGATCAGCTAGAAGCGTAGACGATATAGATATTAAAAAAATATTAGATATGATAGCAAACACGAACCCTAACCTGATGTTAAAGTATGGAGGCCATAAAGGAGCCGCAGGTTTAACTATCAGAAAACAAGACTTTGATAGCTTTTATGAGGTTTTTGAGGAATATATAAATAAAGTAGTTAAAGAGTGTGACCTAAGTTTAACGCCTTATGTAGGATATGATTTTGAGCTTGATGAGAATAATTTTTGTTTAGAGACTTTAGACAAAATAGATTCTTTAGAACCTTTTGGCAGAGAGTTCGAAAAACCAATCTTTTACAATAAGTTTATAGTCGAAAAATTTAGATTAGTTGGAAAGGACCAAAGTCACGCACAAATGATTTTACGTTATAGTAATACTCAGTCATTTAAAGCAATCTGGTTTAATGCTTTAGATAGTGAAATCGTTAGTCAAATCAGCATTGGAGATACTATTAAAGCTTGTTACCAATTGCAGAAAGAAGAATTTCTTGGGCAAGTATCCTTATCATTAAATATTAAAGCAATTCAGCCATGA
- the rsmA gene encoding 16S rRNA (adenine(1518)-N(6)/adenine(1519)-N(6))-dimethyltransferase RsmA, producing the protein MQYKTKAKKFLGQNFLQDENIIQKIVQLANINKNDTVLEIGPGLGALTRHLLSKAHYVNVVEFDNTIIESLLDNCKAYGEPTVFNEDFLKFDIDKLTTSNKKIKLIGNLPYNISTPILFKVINLGDKVVDAHFMLQKEMVDRIISLPNTKVYGRLSVILQYHFTCSCILKIPPEVFYPKPKVDSAIIRLKPRVDKPYLKNQDFFEKLVKLSFAQRRKTLHNNLKEILKQKNINSNCLPIDTSLRAENLSVNDFVNLANFLS; encoded by the coding sequence ATGCAATATAAAACTAAAGCAAAAAAATTTTTGGGACAAAATTTCTTACAAGACGAAAATATCATCCAAAAGATAGTTCAACTAGCTAACATAAATAAAAACGATACTGTATTAGAAATAGGACCAGGTTTAGGAGCATTAACCCGTCATTTGCTTAGCAAAGCACATTATGTTAATGTAGTTGAGTTTGACAATACAATCATAGAGTCATTACTTGATAACTGTAAAGCTTATGGCGAACCTACAGTTTTTAATGAAGACTTTCTTAAATTTGATATTGATAAACTAACTACCTCAAACAAAAAAATAAAGCTCATTGGCAATTTACCTTATAACATTTCTACTCCAATATTATTTAAAGTAATAAACTTAGGTGACAAAGTTGTTGATGCTCATTTTATGCTTCAAAAGGAAATGGTTGATAGAATAATATCCCTGCCAAACACTAAAGTTTACGGAAGACTTTCTGTTATTTTACAATATCATTTCACCTGTAGCTGTATCCTTAAAATTCCACCAGAAGTTTTCTATCCCAAACCAAAAGTTGATTCAGCAATAATTAGATTAAAGCCCAGAGTTGATAAACCATACTTAAAAAATCAAGATTTTTTTGAAAAACTTGTAAAGCTAAGCTTTGCACAACGTCGAAAAACCCTGCATAATAACCTTAAGGAAATTTTAAAACAAAAAAACATTAACTCTAATTGCTTGCCTATTGATACAAGTCTTAGAGCAGAAAACCTAAGTGTTAATGATTTTGTTAATTTGGCAAACTTCTTAAGCTAG
- a CDS encoding AI-2E family transporter: MIFTTLKSWYQKKYLNNEPVIFIGLMLFFYLVLAFLGNYIAPILAALVIAYLLDTFVNILHKATRINRQFLVYFVFIIFLIVLLSVIFVLLPIMINQLIDFIKQGSHTLSSLKNSLEELSLKYPSLLTEVRINNIVSWFDTIDWQKLSSNFGSFILQRTAATLPVLFSALIYLFLVPLMIFYFLKDKEKIINWFKGFLPQENGALYYVWNDLKPKLADYVRGKVIEFIIVSITTYMGFAYFDLNYAILLAFGVGISVIIPYVGMVLVTIPVVMVAMFQYGFSMTFVWMLTVYFIIQALDGNLLVPLLFSEVLNMHPVGVVSAILIFGGMWGLWGIFFAIPLGLLFMSGVNMFRNHVKGKREASNINLC; encoded by the coding sequence ATGATTTTTACAACACTCAAGTCTTGGTATCAAAAGAAATATTTAAATAATGAGCCAGTTATTTTTATTGGTTTAATGCTGTTTTTTTACTTAGTTTTAGCTTTTCTAGGAAACTATATAGCACCAATACTAGCTGCCTTAGTTATAGCCTATTTATTAGATACCTTTGTTAATATCCTTCACAAAGCAACTCGGATAAATAGGCAATTTTTAGTTTATTTTGTATTTATTATTTTCTTAATAGTTTTGTTATCGGTAATATTTGTACTATTACCTATTATGATTAATCAGCTGATTGATTTTATAAAACAAGGTTCGCATACACTATCTAGTTTAAAAAATAGTTTAGAAGAGTTATCTTTAAAATACCCAAGCTTACTTACTGAAGTTAGGATAAATAATATAGTAAGCTGGTTTGATACAATTGATTGGCAAAAACTCAGCTCTAATTTTGGTTCATTTATACTCCAGCGTACAGCAGCAACTCTGCCAGTACTATTTTCAGCATTGATTTATTTATTCTTGGTACCTTTAATGATTTTTTATTTCTTAAAAGATAAAGAAAAAATAATTAATTGGTTTAAAGGGTTTTTACCACAAGAAAATGGTGCGTTATATTACGTCTGGAATGATTTAAAGCCAAAATTGGCTGATTACGTTCGAGGTAAAGTGATTGAGTTTATTATAGTATCTATTACTACATATATGGGATTTGCCTATTTTGACCTTAACTACGCAATACTATTAGCTTTTGGTGTGGGTATTTCTGTTATCATTCCATACGTTGGGATGGTTTTGGTTACTATACCGGTGGTAATGGTTGCGATGTTTCAGTATGGTTTTAGCATGACGTTTGTATGGATGTTAACTGTATATTTTATAATACAAGCTTTAGATGGTAATTTGCTAGTACCATTGTTATTCTCAGAGGTTTTAAACATGCACCCTGTGGGAGTGGTTTCTGCTATATTAATATTTGGTGGCATGTGGGGATTATGGGGTATCTTCTTTGCTATACCTTTAGGTTTATTGTTTATGTCCGGTGTTAATATGTTTAGAAACCATGTTAAAGGTAAACGAGAAGCATCTAATATAAATTTATGTTAG
- the epmA gene encoding EF-P lysine aminoacylase EpmA: MSIINIRKRAEYLEKTREYFKDLNVLEVDTPLAYNYGVTDPFIDVFAIDTVLGKRYLQSSPEYAMKRLLAAGSGSIYQICKAFRDEPACGSLHNFEFTMVEWYRVGVDYLQLMKEMETLFLKLKPSLKFRYLSYQQAFEKYYGFNPHLANLEQLLDYVDKYVGKIQGLDNPSVADCLDILFSYKIEKNLNEAGILYFIFNYTVEQSALAKKVIDDNDQLVAARFEVFYNGVELANGYYELIDKQEQLKRFQADLEIRNQQGKAVLDIDKNLLDCLDKIPQCSGVALGFDRLLMSFENIENIKDLSIF; encoded by the coding sequence ATGAGTATAATTAATATTAGAAAAAGAGCAGAGTATTTAGAAAAAACCCGGGAATATTTTAAAGACCTAAACGTTTTAGAAGTAGACACGCCATTAGCTTATAACTATGGTGTCACAGATCCATTTATAGATGTATTTGCAATTGATACTGTATTAGGTAAAAGATATCTACAAAGTTCACCTGAATACGCAATGAAAAGACTTCTTGCTGCTGGTAGTGGCAGTATATATCAAATATGTAAAGCATTTCGTGATGAACCAGCTTGTGGTAGTTTACATAACTTTGAATTTACCATGGTAGAGTGGTATAGGGTAGGGGTAGATTACCTTCAGCTTATGAAAGAAATGGAAACCTTGTTTTTAAAACTCAAGCCTAGTCTTAAATTTCGTTATTTAAGTTACCAACAGGCATTTGAAAAGTATTATGGTTTTAACCCACATTTAGCAAATTTAGAACAGTTACTAGACTACGTAGATAAGTATGTTGGTAAAATTCAAGGTTTAGATAATCCAAGTGTAGCAGACTGTTTAGATATATTGTTTAGCTACAAGATTGAAAAAAACCTTAATGAAGCAGGTATACTATATTTTATCTTTAATTATACTGTGGAGCAATCTGCTTTGGCTAAAAAAGTTATAGATGATAATGATCAGCTAGTAGCTGCAAGGTTTGAGGTTTTTTATAATGGTGTAGAGCTTGCTAATGGTTACTATGAGCTTATTGATAAACAAGAGCAGTTAAAGCGTTTTCAAGCAGATTTAGAAATTCGTAATCAACAGGGTAAAGCAGTTCTAGATATAGATAAAAACCTACTTGATTGTCTTGATAAAATTCCTCAATGCTCTGGAGTTGCACTAGGTTTTGATAGGCTACTTATGAGTTTTGAAAATATCGAAAATATAAAAGATTTATCTATTTTTTAG
- the accB gene encoding acetyl-CoA carboxylase biotin carboxyl carrier protein gives MDLLKAIDRVAEILNSSDIKEIKIKDGGSSIFMTKNNTATTSVVSAPVASSITPVASTSAASLTPVSSTNTAATISASEEVLNGEEVKSPMVGTFYSSPSPDAAAYVKEGQEVKKGDVLCIIEAMKIMNKIEAEKSGKIIKILAKDGDPVQYDQPLFIIE, from the coding sequence ATGGATTTATTAAAAGCAATAGATAGAGTAGCTGAAATTCTTAATTCTAGCGACATTAAAGAAATAAAAATCAAAGATGGCGGATCTAGTATTTTTATGACCAAGAATAACACAGCTACCACAAGTGTAGTTTCTGCACCTGTTGCAAGTAGTATAACTCCTGTTGCATCAACCTCAGCAGCTAGCTTAACTCCTGTGTCTTCTACTAACACAGCAGCTACTATATCTGCTAGTGAAGAAGTATTAAATGGTGAAGAAGTTAAATCTCCTATGGTTGGGACTTTCTATAGCTCGCCTTCTCCAGATGCAGCTGCATATGTTAAAGAAGGTCAAGAAGTTAAAAAAGGTGATGTTTTATGTATTATCGAAGCTATGAAAATAATGAATAAAATTGAAGCTGAAAAATCTGGAAAAATAATTAAGATCCTTGCTAAAGATGGCGATCCAGTTCAATACGACCAACCTCTATTTATAATTGAGTAA
- a CDS encoding helix-turn-helix domain-containing protein: MHNFQNFLKNTRESKNLEQKTIADATNLSVEAIQTIESSDNDTLLQNSSTLLKNQVRRYCEYLEIPEKKIISILNKIDILYYKKSKYGKLKLFDYLNRLAIIIIAVTLIVLVAKLIKGSVYDAITFNTKDSKTSIIYTPINYDADTTKESSSEDNSATANATNSKQISAHPPADANMSNVIIDNPNITDTTEKSSVPTETNNNQEKQSHQTPINSDSINDMVSQYFSKK; the protein is encoded by the coding sequence ATGCATAATTTCCAAAATTTTCTAAAAAATACTAGAGAATCTAAAAATTTAGAACAAAAAACTATTGCAGATGCTACAAATCTCTCGGTAGAGGCTATTCAGACTATAGAAAGTTCTGATAATGACACCCTTTTACAAAACTCTAGTACTTTACTAAAAAATCAAGTTCGAAGATACTGTGAATACTTGGAGATTCCTGAGAAAAAAATCATATCTATACTAAATAAAATTGATATTTTATACTATAAAAAGTCTAAATATGGGAAATTAAAGCTTTTTGACTACCTTAATAGGCTCGCAATAATAATAATAGCTGTAACGTTAATAGTTTTGGTTGCTAAACTTATTAAGGGAAGTGTTTATGATGCTATAACTTTTAATACTAAAGACTCTAAAACTTCTATAATTTACACACCTATAAATTATGACGCCGATACTACTAAAGAAAGTAGTTCCGAAGATAATTCAGCAACAGCTAATGCTACTAATAGTAAACAAATATCAGCCCACCCACCTGCTGATGCAAATATGAGCAACGTAATTATAGATAATCCTAATATCACAGACACTACAGAAAAAAGTTCAGTACCAACTGAAACTAATAATAATCAAGAAAAACAAAGTCACCAAACTCCTATTAATAGTGATTCTATAAATGATATGGTCTCTCAATATTTTTCTAAAAAATAG
- the aroQ gene encoding type II 3-dehydroquinate dehydratase → MDILVINGPNLNLLGTREPDVYGNKTLEDINFELSNIVKKHKVTLEFFQSNHEGDIVDKIQQTSVKFIIINPAAYTHTSVAIRDAFLATGKPFIEIHLSNIYNREKFRSKSLLSDIAYGGIFGLGANGYTLAVIEAINYINTKGEKDGFIKSNR, encoded by the coding sequence ATGGATATATTAGTAATTAATGGTCCAAATCTTAATTTATTGGGGACTAGAGAACCTGATGTATATGGCAATAAAACACTTGAAGATATAAATTTTGAGCTTTCTAATATAGTCAAAAAACATAAAGTAACTTTAGAATTTTTTCAAAGCAATCATGAAGGTGATATTGTTGATAAAATACAACAAACGTCTGTTAAATTTATTATCATAAACCCCGCTGCGTATACACATACAAGTGTAGCAATAAGGGATGCCTTTTTAGCTACAGGTAAGCCTTTTATTGAAATACATTTGTCTAATATATATAATAGGGAAAAGTTTAGGTCTAAGTCACTTCTCTCTGACATTGCTTATGGAGGCATATTTGGTCTTGGTGCAAATGGCTACACCTTAGCTGTAATAGAAGCTATAAATTATATAAATACTAAAGGAGAAAAAGATGGATTTATTAAAAGCAATAGATAG
- a CDS encoding biotin--[acetyl-CoA-carboxylase] ligase, which produces MKNHKLIEDHLHKNVGDIEIEHFESINSTNDYILNKNFTHKYHLCYADVQIKGKGQRGGDWVSKNKDNIYATLGFSCDFSISQNTLSGIKVAIGVLKAIRNYIPVELRENLKIKLPNDIYYKNQKLAGILIETKNIKKSSFDIVIGIGINVNMFELDEKIDRLWTSLAVINGQTIDSTSLLVSMIIEVIKSFSKSIDETLKTFAKYDYVLNKQITFNYGEQIYKATAKGISNDLKLTLELENMNKLKIDIASISKIRVIENEYN; this is translated from the coding sequence ATGAAAAACCATAAACTTATAGAAGATCATTTGCACAAAAATGTAGGTGATATAGAGATAGAGCACTTTGAGAGTATAAATTCTACGAATGACTATATACTAAATAAAAATTTTACTCATAAATACCACCTATGCTATGCGGATGTTCAGATAAAAGGAAAAGGTCAAAGAGGGGGAGATTGGGTCTCTAAAAATAAAGATAATATCTACGCAACACTAGGATTTTCGTGTGATTTTAGCATAAGCCAAAATACTTTAAGTGGTATTAAAGTAGCCATAGGAGTGCTGAAAGCTATTAGAAACTATATACCAGTAGAATTAAGAGAAAACCTAAAGATAAAACTACCTAATGACATTTATTATAAAAATCAAAAATTAGCGGGCATCCTAATAGAAACAAAGAATATCAAGAAGTCTAGCTTTGATATAGTCATTGGAATAGGGATAAATGTTAATATGTTTGAATTAGATGAAAAGATTGATCGTTTATGGACATCATTAGCTGTCATTAATGGACAAACTATAGATAGCACTAGCTTGCTAGTGTCTATGATTATTGAAGTTATAAAGTCTTTTAGTAAGAGCATAGATGAAACTTTAAAAACTTTTGCAAAGTATGACTATGTATTGAATAAGCAAATAACTTTTAATTATGGCGAACAAATCTATAAAGCGACAGCAAAAGGTATATCAAATGATCTTAAGCTTACTTTAGAGTTAGAGAATATGAATAAGCTTAAAATAGATATAGCAAGTATAAGTAAAATTAGAGTAATAGAAAATGAGTATAATTAA